Proteins encoded within one genomic window of Gallus gallus isolate bGalGal1 chromosome 1, bGalGal1.mat.broiler.GRCg7b, whole genome shotgun sequence:
- the CECR6 gene encoding transmembrane protein 121B: MHRAASNQRSVSSSSGSFQPPPPPPPPPPHAADRQPLFPGSSSSGGSRRGSGSSSGSARACRPRSPRSSPEEEEEEEEEEDSISISKPLGAAGGRRWGFQALSLVLLLGQGALLDLYLIAVTDLYWCSWIATDLVLAAGWGIFFCRNSRARRRERPPPPPGPPPPHPLLLHGPPGGRGAGGRGAGGPPRGGDFAYAHLAWLIYSIAFTPKAALILGTSILELIELRLPLGTTGFRITLALSAPLLYCLLRAIGAEGSGQLLLPPQPPPQHRAAAAFLATCLDLLDSFSLLELVLQPSRPAPLPAPLRYLLIAVYFLCLASPVLWLYELSAARPPGAARLALHLLLPAGLLDAPLLALRCLLLLRYQQPLSLFMLKNLFFLACRGLEALETCCVLHPTATLPPSKYGSAAGPPAAAPLGHGLSDVDVGPHGYVNALAVTAQG, translated from the exons ATGCACCGCGCTGCCTCCAACCAGCGCTCGGTCTCCTCCTCCTCGGGTTCCttccagccgccgccgccgccgccgccgccaccgccgcaCGCCGCCGACCGGCAGCCGCTCTTCCCGGGGAGCTCCAGCAGCGGCGGCAGCCGGCGGGGCTCGGGGTCGAGCTCGGGCTCGGCGCGGGCCTGCCGCCCTCGCAGCCCCCGCAGCAGCcccgaggaggaggaagaagaggaggaggaagaagacagCATCAGCATCAGCAAGCCGCTG ggggcggcgggcgggcggcgctggGGCTTCCAGGCGCtgtccctggtgctgctgctggggcagggtgCGCTACTGGACCTCTACCTGATCGCCGTCACCGACCTGTACTGGTGCAGCTGGATCGCCACCGACCTGGTGCTGGCGGCCGGCTGGGGCATCTTCTTCTGCCGCAACAGCCGGGCGCGCCGCCGCGAgcggcccccgccgccccccgggccgccgccgccgcaccCGTTGCTGCTGCACGGCCCCCccggcgggcgcggggccggggggcgcggggccggcggccCCCCCCGCGGCGGCGACTTCGCCTACGCGCATCTGGCCTGGCTCATCTACTCCATCGCCTTCACGCCCAAGGCGGCGCTCATCCTGGGCACCTCCATCCTGGAGCTGATCGAGCTGCGCCTGCCTCTGGGCACCACCGGCTTCCGCATCACCCTGGCGCTCTCCGCCCCGCTGCTCTACTGCCTGCTGCGGGCCATCGGCGCCGAGGGCTCCGgccagctgctcctgcccccGCAGCCTCCGCCGCAGCACCGCGCCGCGGCCGCCTTCCTCGCCACCTGCCTCGACCTCCTCGACAGCTTctccctgctggagctggtgctgcagcccagccgCCCCGCACCGCTGCCCGCCCCGCTGCGCTACCTCCTCATCGCCGTCTACTTCCTCTGCTTGGCCTCGCCGGTGCTGTGGCTCTACGAGCTCAGCGCAGCCCGCCCGCCCGGAGCCGCACGCCTCGCCCTCCACCTGCTGCTGCCCGCCGGGCTGCTGGACGCGCCGCTGCTGGCGCTccgctgcctcctgctcctgcgCTACCAGCAGCCACTCTCCCTCTTCATGCTGAAGAACCTCTTCTTCCTGGCCTGCCGTGGCCTGGAGGCCCTGGAGACCTGCTGTGTCCTGCACCCCACCGCCACCCTGCCGCCGTCCAAGTACGGCTCTGCTGCCgggccccccgccgccgccccgctgGGCCACGGGCTGTCCGACGTCGACGTGGGCCCCCATGGTTATGTCAATGCACTGGCCGTCACCGCTCAGGGCTGA
- the HDHD5 gene encoding haloacid dehalogenase-like hydrolase domain-containing 5 isoform X2 has protein sequence MALRGCLRAGRGALRAAGPPGPPARRGCAGGRPPAFGFLFDIDGVLVRGSQVVPAAREAFRRLSDAGGRLRVPVVFLTNAGNCLRAAKARELSQALGLQVSPEQVILSHSPLRLFSQFHPKCVLVAGQGPVEENARNLGFKHVVTIEALRKAYPLLDMVDQSRRPKELPPPTTGFPTIEGVVLFGEPVRWETSLQLIIDVLLSNGNPGAEPEGIPYPHLPVLACNMDLLWMAEAKMPRFGHGTFLLCLENIYKKVTGRELKYEALIGKPSTVTYRYAEYLIKEQAEKHGWKAPIRRLYAIGDNPMSDVYGANLYNNYLKSAQQNQVEAGVKRIPQAANPQTEDRLAVESCESILVCTGVYRHNADVSRKPEECNMETVFHGHRDFCFDPSLVEASYIVQDVNEAVLLAFEKENWS, from the exons ATGGCGCTGCGCGGCTGCCTGCGGGCCGGGCGAGGCGCTCTacgcgccgcggggccgccgggACCGCCCGCCCGCCGGGGCTGCGCCGGTGGCCGG CCGCCGGCCTTCGGCTTCCTCTTCGACATCGACGGGGTGCTGGTGCGGGGCAGCCAGGTGGTGCCCGCCGCCCGAGAGGCTTTCCGGAGGCTGTCGGACGCGGGCGGGCGGCTGAGGGTGCCCGTCGTCTTCCTGACCAACGCCGGCAACTGCCTGCGGGCGGCCAAGGCCCGAGAGCTGTCCCAGGCgctggggctgcag GTGTCTCCGGAGCAGGTGATCCTGTCCCACAGCCCGCTGCGGCTCTTCAGCCAGTTCCACCCGAAGTGCGTGCTGGTGGCCGGGCAGGGGCCCGTGGAGGAGAACGCCCGCAA CCTGGGATTCAAGCATGTGGTCACCATAGAGGCACTGCGGAAGGCGTATCCCCTGTTAGACATGGTGGATCAGAGCCGGAGGCCAAAGGAGTTG ccTCCTCCAACCACTGGCTTCCCCACTATAGAAG gggtggttttgtttggtgAGCCAGTGAGGTGGGAGACAAGCCTGCAACTTATTATTGACGTGCTCTTGAGCAATGGGAACCCTGGGGCAGAGCCAGAAGGTATACCGTACCCCCACCTGCCTGTCCTCGCCTGCAACATGGATCTCCTATGGATGGCTGAAGCCAAGATGCCGAG GTTTGGCCATGGcactttccttctctgcttggAGAACATCTACAAGAAGGTGACAGGCCGGGAGCTGAAGTACGAGGCCTTGATTGGCAAACCCAGCACAGTCACCTACCGCTATGCTGAATACCTGATAAAAGAGCAGGCTGAGAAACATGGCTGGAAGGCTCCCATCCGACGCCTATATGCAATTGG GGACAATCCTATGTCTGATGTCTATGGGGCAAACCTCTACAACAACTACCTCAAGTCAGCTCAACAGAACCAGGTCGAGGCTGGGGTGAAGAGGATCCCACAGGCAGCCAATCCCCAAACTGAGGACCGCCTTGCAGTGGAGAGCTGTGAGTCGATTCTGGTCTGCACTGGGGTCTACCGCCACAATGCAGATGTTTCCAGGAAGCCAGAAGAGTGCAACATGGAGACTGTGTTCCACGGCCATCGGGACTTCTGCTTTGACCCCAGCCTCGTGGAGGCATCTTACATAGTGCAGGATGTGAATGAAGCTGTGCTACTTGCTTTTGAGAAGGAGAACTGGAGTTAG
- the HDHD5 gene encoding haloacid dehalogenase-like hydrolase domain-containing 5 isoform X1, whose amino-acid sequence MNDIDSGTECTFSMFTDDTKLRGAVNVLQGWDAVQRDQDRLEQWAQPPAFGFLFDIDGVLVRGSQVVPAAREAFRRLSDAGGRLRVPVVFLTNAGNCLRAAKARELSQALGLQVSPEQVILSHSPLRLFSQFHPKCVLVAGQGPVEENARNLGFKHVVTIEALRKAYPLLDMVDQSRRPKELPPPTTGFPTIEGVVLFGEPVRWETSLQLIIDVLLSNGNPGAEPEGIPYPHLPVLACNMDLLWMAEAKMPRFGHGTFLLCLENIYKKVTGRELKYEALIGKPSTVTYRYAEYLIKEQAEKHGWKAPIRRLYAIGDNPMSDVYGANLYNNYLKSAQQNQVEAGVKRIPQAANPQTEDRLAVESCESILVCTGVYRHNADVSRKPEECNMETVFHGHRDFCFDPSLVEASYIVQDVNEAVLLAFEKENWS is encoded by the exons ATGAATGACATCgacagtgggactgagtgcaccttcagcatgTTCacggatgacaccaagctgcgTGGTGCAGTCAACGTGCTTCAGGGCTGGGATGCTGTCCAGAGGGACCAAGACAGGCtcgagcagtgggcccag CCGCCGGCCTTCGGCTTCCTCTTCGACATCGACGGGGTGCTGGTGCGGGGCAGCCAGGTGGTGCCCGCCGCCCGAGAGGCTTTCCGGAGGCTGTCGGACGCGGGCGGGCGGCTGAGGGTGCCCGTCGTCTTCCTGACCAACGCCGGCAACTGCCTGCGGGCGGCCAAGGCCCGAGAGCTGTCCCAGGCgctggggctgcag GTGTCTCCGGAGCAGGTGATCCTGTCCCACAGCCCGCTGCGGCTCTTCAGCCAGTTCCACCCGAAGTGCGTGCTGGTGGCCGGGCAGGGGCCCGTGGAGGAGAACGCCCGCAA CCTGGGATTCAAGCATGTGGTCACCATAGAGGCACTGCGGAAGGCGTATCCCCTGTTAGACATGGTGGATCAGAGCCGGAGGCCAAAGGAGTTG ccTCCTCCAACCACTGGCTTCCCCACTATAGAAG gggtggttttgtttggtgAGCCAGTGAGGTGGGAGACAAGCCTGCAACTTATTATTGACGTGCTCTTGAGCAATGGGAACCCTGGGGCAGAGCCAGAAGGTATACCGTACCCCCACCTGCCTGTCCTCGCCTGCAACATGGATCTCCTATGGATGGCTGAAGCCAAGATGCCGAG GTTTGGCCATGGcactttccttctctgcttggAGAACATCTACAAGAAGGTGACAGGCCGGGAGCTGAAGTACGAGGCCTTGATTGGCAAACCCAGCACAGTCACCTACCGCTATGCTGAATACCTGATAAAAGAGCAGGCTGAGAAACATGGCTGGAAGGCTCCCATCCGACGCCTATATGCAATTGG GGACAATCCTATGTCTGATGTCTATGGGGCAAACCTCTACAACAACTACCTCAAGTCAGCTCAACAGAACCAGGTCGAGGCTGGGGTGAAGAGGATCCCACAGGCAGCCAATCCCCAAACTGAGGACCGCCTTGCAGTGGAGAGCTGTGAGTCGATTCTGGTCTGCACTGGGGTCTACCGCCACAATGCAGATGTTTCCAGGAAGCCAGAAGAGTGCAACATGGAGACTGTGTTCCACGGCCATCGGGACTTCTGCTTTGACCCCAGCCTCGTGGAGGCATCTTACATAGTGCAGGATGTGAATGAAGCTGTGCTACTTGCTTTTGAGAAGGAGAACTGGAGTTAG